In a genomic window of Phycodurus eques isolate BA_2022a chromosome 2, UOR_Pequ_1.1, whole genome shotgun sequence:
- the tdrd3 gene encoding tudor domain-containing protein 3 isoform X5 translates to MSTLPESLTNEGWYLSDEGIAELKGSGENITPKDIIRIALDTDLRLIGRKILPPDINSGRVEKLEGQCVLQLQKLRNISVPKDIESQGGLRMLRLQMTDGHTTCSGLEFKHLTKISLNTPPGTKIKLLGTVLVRNGFLLLDDSKMSILGGEVEHMVEKWELQRSLAKHSRNNIGAEGGPPPFLAFGQKNAKKDEVDSETLDQRKTIQSVVKLTDENDEFAKHRTAAIAEVAKGKEGPRIFGGGGNAGSNLSTTTLRKRDKHRREDRLERHENRWDGNYRELVDERALRDIIDMGFNKEAARQALMDNNNNLEVALNSLLTESSGSRANPLVTDKPQPRGRGRGRGRFRNDGVEEAGGRPSGPSTLFDFLESKMGVFSIDESKSQAPQRHENKDNWHGSDYYSKEASHTKFTSHNDHRQKKSDRPPRFHRDTDFPKPGQEPFSNCINPQTSSVQQWRGQDGLSQLPPDRQPNDKKETDDEHIIASSFTPSFTRSKETQKQTESVGSCPQRSRNGDGGNMAGSFLRRGAKDNTPSSKLANPSGNDNPNNFRRKGKTDRPDYFGRQRDSVPPNSRGGNFRTSCEVEMLQDSQLLTGCPSNYQNGDVVPIRTGPIKPTNTPGPAHREQPPKRNSHNNPGPKRKFGQGKGQGPRGTVKIPNVGQTWKPGDQCLALYWEDTKFYHATIDAVHPSGSTAVVVFSDYGNCEEVLLHNLKPISADITKLFPAS, encoded by the exons ATGTCCACTTTACCGGAGTCACTGACCAACGAGGGCTG GTATCTCAGTGATGAAGGCATTGCTGAATTGAAAGGATCTGGTGAGAACATTACGCCTAAGGATATTATTCGCATTGCACTCGAT ACTGATCTCAGACTGATTGGAAGAAAAATTCTGCCACCTGATATCAACAGTGGAAGGGTTGAAAAG CTGGAGGGTCAATGTGTTCTCCAGCTGCAGAAGTTGAGAAATATCTCTGTGCCAAAAGACATAGAGTCCCAGGGAGGGCTACGAATGCTGCGCCTTCAAATGACAGATGGCCATACCACCTGTTCTGGATTGGAGTTTAAACACCTGACCAAAATCAG CCTTAATACTCCCCCTGGAACAAAAATTAAGCTCCTAGGTACAGTCCTGGTTAGGAATGGGTTTTTGCTGCTCGATGACTCAAAAATGTCAATTCTTGGTGGAGAGGTTGAACACATGGTGGAGAAATGGGAACTGCAACGG AGTCTGGCCAAACACAGCAGAAACAACATCGGAGCAGAAGGTGGGCCACCTCCTTTTTTGGCATTTGGCCAG AAGAATGCAAAGAAGGATGAAGTGGACAGCGAAACGCTTGACCAGAGGAAAACCATTCAGAGTGTAGTCAAACTTACTGATGAGAATGACGAGTTTGCAAAACATCGAACAGCAGCTATTGCTGAGGTGGCCAAGGGTAAAGAG GGTCCCCGTATATTCGGTGGAGGAGGAAATGCAGGAAGTAATTTATCCACCACTactttaaggaaacgtgacaAGCATAGGCGGGAAGACAGGCTTGAAAGACATGAAAACAGATGGGATGGAAACTATCGAGAGCTG GTGGACGAGCGTGCCCTGAGAGACATCATAGACATGGGCTTTAACAAGGAGGCAGCCAGGCAAGCCTTAatggataataacaataatcttGAGGTGGCACTAAACAGTCTCCTGACGGAATCTTCTGGTAGCAGAGCCAACCCTTTGGTCACAGACAAGCCTCAGCCCAGAG GAAGAGGAAGGGGTCGAGGCCGGTTCAGAAATGATGGTGTGGAGGAGGCTGGAGGAAGGCCCTCTGGACCAAGTACTCTTTTTGACTTCCTGGAATCCAAGATGGGTGTTTTTTCCATTGATG AGTCAAAAAGCCAGGCTCCTCAGAGACATGAGAATAAAGATAATTGGCACGGTTCAGACTATTACTCCAAAGAAGCCTCTCACACCAAGTTCACCTCACATAATGATcatagacaaaaaaagagtgacAGGCCACCCCGCTTCCACAGGGACACAGACTTTCCCAAACCAGGGCAGGAGCCATTCTCGAACTGTATAAACCCCCAAACTTCATCAGTCCAGCAGTGGAGGGGCCAGGATGGGTTGTCACAGTTACCACCAGACAGACAACCGAATGACAAGAAAGAGACTGATGATGAGCATATTATTGCCTCTTCTTTTACACCATCTTTTACTCGTTCCAAGGAAACTCAAAAACAGACAGAGTCAGTTGGATCATGTCCACAGCGGTCAAGAAATGGTGATGGTGGAAACATGGCTGGATCATTTCTCCGGAGAGGGGCAAAGGACAATACACCCTCATCTAAACTGGCGAATCCTTCAGGAAATGACAACCCAAACAACTTCAGACGAAAGGGGAAAACTGACCGACCCGACTACTTTGGGCGTCAAAGGGATAGTGTTCCACCAAACTCGAGGGGAGGAAATTTCAGAACGTCCTGTGAAGTAGAAATGTTACAGGATTCACAATTATTGACAGGGTGTCCATCTAATTACCAAAATGGAGATGTGGTGCCTATAAGAACTGGGCCAATCAAGCCAACAAATACACCTGGTCCTGCCCATAGGGAGCAACCTCCTAAGAGGAACAGTCATAATAATCCTGGTCCCAAAAGAAAGTTTGGGCAAGGTAAAGGTCAAGGTCCTCGAGGGACAGTGAAAATTCCTAATGTAGGTCAGACATGGAAACCTGGAGATCAGTGCCTTGCTCTGTACTGGGAAGACACTAAG TTCTACCATGCCACAATAGATGCCGTGCATCCATCAGGCTCTACAGCTGTAGTTGTGTTTAGTGATTATGGAAACTGTGAAGAGGTCCTCCTTCATAACCTCAAGCCTATTTCTGCTGACATCACG